In Flavobacterium sp., a single window of DNA contains:
- a CDS encoding aminotransferase class V-fold PLP-dependent enzyme, with amino-acid sequence MNTKNNTISLETYFQDFRQHIVGINQEFMSPFGKKNIVYTDWTASGRLYRPIEEKLLNQFGPFVANTHTETTVSGTAMTKAYHHARNIIKHHTNANQDDVLITDGTGMTGVINKFQRILGLKIPENLKNFTTVPAEKKPIVFISHMEHHSNQTSWLETIADVEIIPSCEKGLFCLDNLELLLQKYSDRTIKIASITSCSNVTGIKTPFHEAAKLMHQYNGVCFVDFACSGPYVEIDMHPADSEAYLDAIFFSPHKFLGGPGTSGVLIFNKKLYNNMIPDCPGGGTVSWTNPWGEHKYIDNIEDREDGGTPGFLQVIKTALAIELKEEMGIKNILEREHEIVDFVFNQLEPVENIKILAGQHKNRLGVISFFIEDLHFNLGVKLLNDRFGVQTRGGCSCAGTYGHYLLHVDQETSNKLVNEITIGDLIKKPGWIRMSIHPTTTDEEIAFVCDSIKELAKNHKTWALDYSYNKNTNEFVHKNATSFEDELVTSWFKS; translated from the coding sequence ATGAATACCAAAAATAATACCATCAGTCTTGAAACTTATTTTCAGGATTTTAGGCAGCATATTGTTGGCATAAATCAGGAATTTATGTCACCTTTTGGCAAAAAAAATATCGTTTATACCGATTGGACTGCCAGCGGAAGACTCTACAGACCAATTGAAGAGAAACTTTTGAACCAATTTGGACCTTTTGTTGCCAATACTCATACCGAAACTACTGTGTCCGGAACTGCCATGACAAAAGCGTATCATCATGCCAGAAACATTATTAAGCATCATACAAATGCCAATCAGGATGATGTTTTGATTACAGATGGTACCGGAATGACGGGTGTTATCAACAAATTTCAGCGTATTTTAGGTTTAAAAATCCCGGAAAATCTGAAAAATTTTACTACAGTTCCGGCAGAGAAAAAACCAATTGTTTTTATTTCTCACATGGAACATCATTCTAACCAAACATCATGGCTGGAAACGATTGCTGATGTTGAAATTATTCCGTCTTGCGAAAAAGGTCTTTTTTGTTTAGATAATTTAGAATTGCTTTTACAGAAATACAGCGACAGAACTATAAAAATTGCTTCTATTACTTCATGTTCCAATGTTACGGGTATAAAAACTCCTTTTCATGAAGCTGCAAAATTAATGCATCAATATAACGGAGTTTGTTTTGTAGATTTTGCCTGTTCTGGCCCTTATGTTGAAATTGATATGCATCCAGCTGATTCTGAAGCATATTTGGATGCAATTTTCTTTTCTCCTCATAAATTCTTAGGAGGTCCGGGAACTTCAGGAGTTTTGATTTTCAACAAAAAATTATATAATAATATGATTCCTGACTGTCCGGGTGGAGGAACAGTAAGCTGGACAAATCCTTGGGGAGAACATAAATATATTGATAATATTGAAGATCGAGAAGATGGCGGAACTCCAGGGTTTCTTCAGGTTATTAAAACCGCTTTAGCAATTGAGCTAAAGGAAGAAATGGGAATTAAAAACATTCTCGAGCGCGAACATGAAATTGTTGATTTTGTTTTCAATCAGTTAGAACCTGTTGAAAATATCAAAATTCTGGCTGGTCAGCATAAAAACCGTTTAGGTGTAATTTCTTTTTTTATTGAAGATCTGCATTTTAATTTAGGTGTAAAATTACTGAATGACCGTTTTGGAGTTCAAACCCGAGGTGGATGCAGCTGCGCGGGAACTTACGGACATTATTTACTTCACGTAGATCAGGAAACTTCAAATAAACTGGTAAATGAAATTACGATTGGTGATTTGATTAAAAAACCGGGATGGATTAGAATGTCGATTCACCCAACTACTACTGATGAAGAAATTGCTTTTGTTTGCGACAGTATTAAAGAATTGGCTAAAAACCATAAAACCTGGGCTTTAGATTATTCGTATAATAAAAATACTAATGAATTTGTGCATAAAAACGCCACTTCATTTGAAGATGAATTGGTAACGAGTTGGTTTAAGTCTTAG
- a CDS encoding fused MFS/spermidine synthase, whose product MIKKLFSYLYPIKIFKKKSARSKVIEVTWANGELVLDSENTNYSYGSLQRILRYGLRNIGYDKVLEMDHILVLGVAGGSVIKTLVDEIEYKGKITGVEIDPEMIQIANQYFNLNQIQQLDIIIDDAFEFVLKTKDRYDLIIIDIFEDTNMPNFLFEKFFSERVCFLLKDQGFVLFNTMILDEAHNVRNRKYIAEINPKLFTSKMLPRIEVHNELIIIEKVA is encoded by the coding sequence ATGATCAAAAAACTGTTCAGCTATCTTTATCCAATTAAAATCTTCAAAAAAAAATCAGCCAGAAGTAAAGTTATAGAAGTAACCTGGGCAAACGGAGAATTGGTTTTAGATTCTGAAAACACTAATTATTCATACGGAAGTCTGCAGCGAATATTAAGGTACGGCCTTAGAAACATTGGATATGATAAAGTTTTAGAAATGGATCATATTTTAGTTTTGGGAGTAGCCGGAGGAAGTGTCATCAAGACCTTAGTTGATGAAATTGAATATAAAGGTAAAATTACCGGAGTTGAAATCGATCCCGAAATGATTCAAATTGCGAATCAATACTTTAACCTAAACCAAATACAACAACTTGATATTATTATCGACGACGCTTTTGAATTTGTTTTGAAAACAAAAGACCGTTATGATTTAATAATTATTGATATTTTTGAAGATACCAATATGCCAAACTTTTTGTTTGAAAAGTTTTTTAGCGAACGGGTTTGTTTTCTTTTAAAAGATCAGGGGTTTGTTCTATTCAATACCATGATTCTAGACGAAGCGCATAATGTTCGAAACAGAAAATACATAGCCGAAATAAATCCAAAATTGTTTACTTCAAAAATGCTTCCGCGTATTGAAGTGCACAATGAATTAATAATAATCGAAAAAGTAGCCTAA
- a CDS encoding YpdA family putative bacillithiol disulfide reductase: MTDQYDLIIVGGGPIGLACAIEAQKKNLKYLIIEKGAIVNSIFNYPLYMTFFSTAERLEIGDIPFNCLAPKPGRQEALEYYRNIHRYFNFNINLFEKVTGIIKTQTSVFEVATDKNSYKAKNVVIATGFYDIPILINVKGEELPKVRHYYKEAHEYAFRNILVVGANNSSVDAALECWRKGANVTMVIRKSEINSRVKYWVKPDVENRIAEGSIKAYFESNITEIRENEVEIETPDGKITIENDFVLALTGYKPDLNFLENSGIQLSKDELKIPVYNPETMETNVEGLFLAGVVCGGMQTHKWFIENSRIHANMIVDYITSK; encoded by the coding sequence ATGACTGATCAATATGATTTAATTATTGTAGGCGGCGGACCAATCGGGCTTGCTTGTGCGATAGAAGCTCAAAAGAAAAATTTAAAATATTTAATCATAGAAAAAGGAGCGATTGTAAACAGTATTTTCAATTATCCTTTGTATATGACTTTTTTCTCGACTGCAGAAAGATTAGAAATTGGAGATATTCCGTTTAATTGTTTAGCTCCAAAACCCGGTCGTCAGGAAGCTTTAGAATATTATAGAAATATTCATCGTTATTTTAATTTTAATATCAATTTATTCGAAAAAGTAACTGGAATTATAAAAACACAAACTTCTGTTTTTGAAGTTGCAACGGATAAAAATTCATACAAAGCCAAAAATGTAGTTATTGCAACGGGATTTTATGATATTCCAATTTTGATAAATGTAAAAGGTGAAGAATTGCCAAAAGTTCGTCATTATTATAAAGAAGCTCATGAATATGCTTTTAGAAATATTTTAGTTGTTGGAGCAAATAATTCTTCAGTCGATGCCGCACTGGAATGCTGGAGAAAAGGTGCCAATGTTACCATGGTAATTCGTAAAAGCGAAATCAATAGCAGAGTAAAATATTGGGTTAAACCTGATGTAGAAAACAGAATTGCCGAAGGAAGTATAAAAGCGTATTTTGAATCTAATATCACTGAAATAAGAGAAAATGAAGTTGAAATTGAAACTCCTGACGGAAAAATTACAATCGAAAATGATTTTGTTTTAGCCTTAACGGGTTATAAACCAGATCTGAACTTTCTTGAAAATAGTGGTATTCAGCTTTCAAAAGATGAATTGAAAATTCCGGTCTATAATCCTGAAACCATGGAAACTAATGTTGAAGGTTTATTTTTGGCTGGTGTTGTCTGCGGAGGAATGCAGACGCATAAATGGTTTATTGAAAACTCAAGAATTCACGCTAATATGATTGTGGATTATATTACTTCGAAATAG
- a CDS encoding helix-turn-helix transcriptional regulator, producing MVNIDDFVKRLEIILDYYGLNASSFADKIGVQRSSMSHLLSGRNKPSLDFIMKIMDVFPEVDLYWILNGKGNFPKSDNETISDFQNNDSSTSSNENISENNLFSQLIHQDEKTTSRNLKENKNANLSFENDEIEKIVIFYKNGTFKAYVP from the coding sequence ATGGTAAACATAGACGATTTTGTAAAAAGATTAGAAATAATTCTGGATTATTATGGATTGAATGCTTCTTCATTTGCAGACAAAATTGGAGTGCAACGTTCCAGTATGTCTCACCTGCTCTCTGGACGAAATAAACCTAGTTTAGATTTTATCATGAAAATTATGGACGTTTTTCCGGAAGTAGATTTGTATTGGATTTTAAACGGAAAAGGAAACTTTCCTAAATCAGATAACGAAACTATTTCTGATTTTCAAAATAACGACTCCTCTACTTCATCAAATGAAAATATTTCTGAAAATAATTTGTTCTCTCAACTCATTCATCAAGATGAAAAAACCACTTCACGGAATTTAAAAGAAAATAAAAATGCTAATTTAAGTTTTGAAAATGATGAAATCGAGAAAATTGTAATTTTCTATAAAAACGGAACTTTTAAGGCTTATGTACCATAG
- a CDS encoding YdiU family protein — translation MKNLKINNRFTAELPADPDLTNEIRQVKNTSFSYVNPTKPSNPQLIHASEEVAGLIGISKNEIQSEEFLNVFSGKEILPETQPYAMCYAGHQFGNWAGQLGDGRAINLTEVEHNNQFFTLQLKGAGKTPYSRTADGLAVLRSSIREYLCAEAMYNLGVPTTRSLSLILSGDQVLRDILYNGNPAYEKGAIVCRVAPSFIRFGSFEMLTARNELKNLKQFVEYTIKHYFPKITGEPKEQYIQFFKKVADTTREMILHWQRVGFVHGVMNTDNMSIHGITIDYGPYGWLENYDPNWTPNTTDSQNRRYRFGNQPQVAQWNLYQLANAIYPLINETEQLEKILESFMDDFIKDYKEMFLSKLGIFTSRETDNNLIDDLETNLQLTETDMTIFFRNLSSVKKSDSVEKAIEKIEFSFYKKDDVSGEILETWKKWFADYLKRLKNEDLFDEDRAQKMNSVNPKYVLRNYMAQLAIDAADKEDYSLINELYTLLQKPYDEQPEYEKWFAKRPDWARTKVGCSMLSCSS, via the coding sequence ATGAAAAATTTAAAAATAAATAATCGATTTACTGCCGAATTACCTGCAGATCCTGATTTAACGAATGAAATCCGTCAGGTAAAAAACACTTCATTTTCGTATGTAAATCCAACAAAACCTTCAAATCCTCAACTAATTCATGCATCCGAAGAAGTTGCCGGGTTAATTGGAATCTCAAAAAATGAAATTCAGTCAGAGGAATTTTTAAATGTTTTTTCAGGAAAAGAAATTCTTCCTGAAACACAGCCGTACGCCATGTGTTATGCAGGACATCAGTTTGGAAACTGGGCCGGACAATTGGGCGACGGCCGCGCTATTAATTTAACCGAAGTTGAACATAACAATCAGTTTTTTACACTTCAGTTAAAAGGAGCAGGAAAAACTCCTTATTCGAGAACCGCTGATGGTTTAGCCGTTTTACGCTCTTCAATAAGAGAATATTTATGTGCCGAAGCTATGTATAATTTGGGCGTTCCCACTACCCGATCACTTTCTTTGATTCTTTCGGGAGATCAGGTTTTGCGTGATATTTTATACAATGGAAATCCGGCTTATGAAAAAGGTGCTATTGTTTGTCGTGTGGCTCCATCTTTTATTCGTTTTGGAAGTTTTGAAATGCTGACTGCCCGAAATGAGCTTAAAAATTTAAAACAGTTTGTTGAATATACCATCAAACATTATTTCCCGAAAATTACCGGAGAACCAAAAGAACAATACATTCAGTTCTTTAAAAAGGTGGCAGATACTACTCGTGAAATGATTTTGCACTGGCAAAGAGTTGGTTTTGTTCATGGTGTGATGAATACGGATAATATGTCGATTCACGGAATTACGATTGATTACGGACCATACGGATGGCTTGAAAATTACGATCCAAACTGGACACCAAATACGACAGACAGTCAAAACAGAAGATACCGATTTGGAAATCAGCCGCAGGTTGCACAATGGAATTTATACCAATTGGCAAATGCGATTTATCCTTTAATTAATGAAACTGAACAATTAGAAAAAATCTTAGAATCATTCATGGATGATTTTATTAAAGATTATAAAGAAATGTTTTTAAGCAAATTAGGAATATTTACTTCAAGAGAAACTGATAATAATTTAATCGATGATTTAGAAACCAACTTGCAATTGACAGAAACAGATATGACGATTTTTTTTAGAAATTTAAGTTCCGTTAAAAAGTCTGATTCTGTTGAAAAAGCAATTGAAAAGATTGAATTTTCATTTTATAAGAAAGATGATGTTTCAGGAGAAATTCTGGAAACCTGGAAAAAATGGTTTGCTGATTATTTAAAAAGATTAAAAAATGAAGATTTGTTTGATGAAGATCGTGCTCAAAAAATGAATTCAGTCAATCCTAAATATGTACTGCGAAATTACATGGCACAATTAGCTATTGATGCTGCAGATAAAGAAGATTATTCACTTATCAATGAGTTGTATACTCTTTTGCAAAAACCTTATGACGAGCAGCCAGAATATGAAAAATGGTTTGCAAAACGACCAGACTGGGCACGAACCAAAGTTGGCTGCTCAATGCTTTCTTGCAGCTCTTAA
- a CDS encoding CYTH domain-containing protein, protein MLEIERKFLVKSDDFKEQAFAKNKIAQGYLSSIPERTVRVRIKGEKAFLTIKGIGNQGGLSRFEWENQIPLDEALELLKLCETGKIEKTRYEIKSGNHIYEVDEFYGENEGLIMAEIELQSETESFEKPEWLGEEVTNDERYYNAYLSKNPFKNWEK, encoded by the coding sequence ATGCTCGAAATAGAAAGAAAGTTTCTTGTAAAATCAGACGATTTTAAAGAACAGGCATTTGCAAAAAATAAAATTGCACAAGGTTATTTGAGCTCAATTCCTGAACGGACTGTCCGTGTAAGAATTAAAGGAGAAAAAGCTTTTTTGACCATTAAAGGAATTGGAAATCAAGGTGGATTATCGCGTTTTGAATGGGAAAATCAAATTCCGCTTGATGAGGCTCTTGAATTGCTTAAATTATGCGAAACAGGCAAAATTGAAAAAACACGCTATGAAATTAAATCCGGGAATCATATTTATGAAGTGGATGAATTTTATGGAGAAAACGAAGGATTAATAATGGCTGAAATTGAACTGCAGTCTGAAACAGAAAGTTTTGAAAAACCAGAATGGCTTGGAGAAGAAGTAACCAATGATGAAAGATATTACAATGCCTATTTGAGTAAAAATCCTTTTAAAAATTGGGAAAAATAA
- a CDS encoding o-succinylbenzoate synthase — protein MNASYHKYMLEFKRPSGTSRGIMTEKETWFIVLEENGKRGIGECGILRGLSADDRDDYEEKLKWTCENIHLGESVLWQELLEFPSIQFGIEMAFLSLKSENPYVLFPSEFTNNSKSIEINGLVWMGEPAFMKQQIEEKLADGFSCIKLKIGAIDFQKELDLLAFIRSHFSAEEIEIRVDANGAFSVTEALDKLNQLNKFQLHSIEQPIKSGNPKAMAELCKITPFPIALDEELIGIFSFENKEKLLQEIQPQYIILKPSFIGGFKGTQEWITLAEKYNIGWWITSALESNIGLNAIAQWTFTLNSKMPQGLGTGALYTNNFDCPLKVSQGKLWYTSESWSEDIFWKVQRDKGAE, from the coding sequence ATGAACGCTTCCTACCATAAATATATGCTCGAGTTTAAACGTCCGTCAGGAACGTCACGTGGCATTATGACCGAAAAAGAAACCTGGTTTATTGTTCTGGAAGAAAACGGTAAAAGAGGAATAGGGGAATGCGGTATTCTTCGTGGTTTAAGCGCAGATGATCGCGACGATTACGAAGAAAAACTAAAATGGACTTGCGAAAATATTCATTTAGGAGAATCTGTACTTTGGCAGGAGTTACTTGAATTTCCGTCCATTCAGTTTGGAATTGAAATGGCTTTTTTGTCATTAAAAAGTGAAAATCCATATGTGTTATTTCCTTCAGAATTTACCAATAATTCTAAATCGATCGAAATAAACGGTTTAGTCTGGATGGGAGAACCTGCTTTTATGAAACAGCAGATTGAAGAAAAATTAGCAGATGGTTTTAGTTGTATAAAACTTAAAATTGGCGCTATCGATTTTCAAAAAGAGCTTGATTTATTAGCCTTTATAAGAAGCCATTTTTCTGCTGAAGAAATAGAAATACGTGTTGATGCAAACGGTGCTTTTTCTGTAACTGAAGCTTTAGATAAACTGAATCAATTAAATAAATTTCAGCTGCATAGCATTGAACAGCCTATTAAAAGTGGTAACCCTAAAGCAATGGCAGAATTGTGTAAAATAACACCATTTCCGATAGCATTAGATGAAGAACTTATTGGCATTTTTTCATTTGAAAATAAAGAAAAACTTCTACAAGAAATACAGCCTCAATACATCATTTTGAAACCAAGTTTTATTGGAGGTTTTAAAGGAACACAAGAGTGGATTACCTTGGCTGAAAAATACAATATTGGCTGGTGGATTACATCGGCATTAGAAAGCAATATTGGTCTTAATGCCATCGCGCAATGGACATTTACTTTAAACTCAAAAATGCCTCAGGGATTAGGAACCGGAGCTCTTTATACCAATAATTTTGATTGTCCGCTGAAAGTTTCTCAAGGAAAACTTTGGTATACATCAGAAAGTTGGAGTGAGGATATTTTTTGGAAGGTTCAAAGAGACAAAGGTGCAGAGTGA
- a CDS encoding nuclear transport factor 2 family protein, with translation MTPNEALITKFYTAFANSDAKTMAECYHPKIHFIDPAFGLLKEEQVSKMWEMLLSRSNGNLKIEFFDVKADEFTGSAKWVAAYNFTKTNRKVINRISAEFVFQDGLIIKHTDNFDVWKWSKQAFGATGYLLGWTGFFHKKIQEQALLSLKKFQESK, from the coding sequence ATGACTCCTAACGAAGCTTTAATTACAAAGTTCTATACTGCTTTCGCCAACTCTGACGCAAAAACAATGGCCGAATGTTATCACCCAAAAATACATTTTATTGATCCTGCATTTGGTTTATTAAAAGAAGAACAAGTTTCTAAAATGTGGGAAATGCTTTTGTCAAGAAGCAATGGAAATCTTAAAATTGAATTTTTTGATGTAAAAGCAGATGAATTTACCGGATCTGCCAAATGGGTTGCTGCGTATAATTTTACAAAAACGAATCGTAAAGTAATCAATAGAATTTCCGCAGAATTTGTTTTTCAGGACGGATTAATCATCAAACATACAGATAACTTTGATGTTTGGAAATGGTCAAAACAAGCTTTTGGTGCTACTGGTTATTTACTGGGCTGGACAGGATTTTTCCATAAAAAAATTCAGGAACAAGCCTTACTTTCTCTTAAAAAATTTCAGGAATCAAAATAA
- a CDS encoding OmpA family protein, producing the protein MSKKALYILGIALTIILGTFLYIKLCCNCGLTQTEADSVKKKPVLVKNDNYVPFMLNGSGFKYQVNDNFKFLKNNSLLIQPISDSIIIGIKKLKAFLVSNSSQKITITGYATSDETNTTKFENLGLARADNVRNYFISKGLASSQLNTKGEILNSWKTIADTLIGPVEYKFESVETKSDNWTALKEKINADPLILYFNTNKSSFNLNNNEHQKVADIIEYLKNVKDASVVIVGHSDNVGNRDLNIALAQKRAEFSKNYLIKNGIEASRIATESQGPDEPVGDNSTVDGKASNRRTVITIK; encoded by the coding sequence ATGTCAAAAAAAGCACTTTACATTTTAGGCATTGCCCTCACTATAATTTTAGGTACTTTTTTGTACATAAAATTGTGCTGCAACTGCGGTTTGACTCAAACGGAGGCTGATTCTGTAAAAAAAAAGCCTGTGTTGGTTAAGAACGATAATTATGTCCCTTTTATGCTGAATGGTTCCGGATTTAAATATCAGGTAAATGATAATTTTAAATTTTTGAAGAATAATTCTCTTTTAATTCAGCCTATTAGCGACTCAATTATTATTGGTATTAAAAAGTTAAAAGCCTTTTTAGTTTCTAATTCATCCCAAAAAATAACTATAACAGGCTACGCAACCTCTGACGAAACTAATACTACTAAGTTTGAAAATCTTGGCTTAGCACGGGCTGATAATGTCAGGAATTATTTCATTTCTAAAGGCTTGGCTTCTTCTCAGTTAAATACCAAAGGAGAAATTCTGAATAGCTGGAAAACAATTGCCGATACGTTGATTGGTCCTGTTGAATATAAATTTGAAAGTGTTGAAACAAAATCTGACAACTGGACTGCATTAAAAGAAAAAATTAACGCTGACCCATTAATTCTTTATTTCAATACAAATAAGTCGAGTTTTAATTTAAACAATAATGAACATCAAAAAGTGGCTGATATCATTGAATATTTAAAAAACGTAAAAGATGCTTCTGTGGTAATTGTTGGACACAGCGATAATGTTGGAAACAGGGATTTAAATATTGCCCTGGCTCAAAAACGAGCTGAATTTTCTAAGAATTACTTAATTAAAAACGGCATCGAAGCGTCACGAATTGCAACGGAGTCTCAAGGCCCGGATGAACCTGTGGGTGATAATTCTACCGTTGACGGAAAGGCCAGTAACAGAAGAACTGTTATCACTATCAAATAA
- a CDS encoding 1-acyl-sn-glycerol-3-phosphate acyltransferase gives MKKILYKFIFFKLMGWKIVGIENAEVKKCILMVMPHTSNHDFYIGLLTRGISGLQMNWVGKKELFRFPFGYYFRNVGGEPIDRTGGLNKVDSIASIFERKEVFRLAVAPEGTRKGVKEIKTGFYYIALKANVPIVPVAFDWGKKEVNLGKPFYPTGNYEADWEILKQHYKGVLGKIPENGIQV, from the coding sequence ATGAAGAAAATATTATACAAATTCATCTTTTTTAAGCTAATGGGCTGGAAAATAGTAGGGATAGAGAACGCTGAAGTGAAAAAATGTATACTTATGGTGATGCCGCACACGAGTAATCATGATTTTTATATTGGATTATTGACCCGCGGAATATCTGGTTTACAGATGAATTGGGTTGGTAAAAAAGAATTATTCCGATTTCCGTTTGGGTATTATTTTAGAAATGTGGGGGGCGAACCAATCGATCGTACTGGCGGATTAAACAAGGTAGATTCTATTGCTTCCATTTTTGAAAGAAAAGAAGTTTTCCGCTTAGCTGTAGCTCCAGAAGGAACAAGAAAAGGAGTAAAAGAAATTAAAACGGGTTTTTATTATATAGCGCTCAAGGCAAATGTGCCAATTGTTCCGGTAGCATTTGATTGGGGAAAGAAAGAAGTAAATCTTGGAAAACCATTTTACCCAACAGGAAATTATGAGGCTGACTGGGAAATTTTAAAACAACATTATAAAGGTGTTTTAGGAAAAATTCCTGAAAACGGAATTCAAGTCTAA
- a CDS encoding peptidoglycan DD-metalloendopeptidase family protein → MKSLVSILKALPPTKIIDASIDFSKYLPLDLSVTNTELVESKPETPEDFELFISTYLKNNNAEVAYGGYIEGRTIYKRSTIFKNDSIAERNIHIGLDLWTKVGTPVLAPLDGKIHSFQNNEGLGDYGPTIILEHEVENEKFYTLYGHLSLESIENLTVGTFFKKGEQIASLGNSAVNGDYAPHVHFQIIKNMQDKWGDYPGVCNTNDLNFYIENCPDPNLLLKIT, encoded by the coding sequence ATGAAATCCCTTGTATCTATATTAAAAGCCTTACCTCCTACTAAAATTATTGATGCCTCTATTGATTTTTCAAAATACCTTCCTTTAGATTTATCTGTAACCAATACCGAATTGGTCGAAAGCAAACCTGAAACTCCAGAAGATTTTGAACTTTTTATTTCAACATACCTTAAAAATAACAATGCCGAAGTTGCGTACGGCGGTTATATCGAAGGAAGAACTATATATAAAAGAAGTACCATTTTTAAAAATGATTCTATTGCAGAGCGAAATATTCACATTGGACTTGATCTTTGGACAAAAGTTGGAACTCCTGTTTTGGCTCCGCTTGACGGAAAAATTCACAGTTTTCAAAATAATGAAGGTTTAGGAGATTATGGACCTACTATAATTTTGGAACATGAAGTAGAAAATGAAAAATTTTATACTTTATACGGACATTTATCGTTAGAAAGTATAGAAAACCTTACTGTTGGGACATTTTTTAAGAAAGGCGAACAAATTGCATCTTTAGGAAATTCGGCTGTTAATGGAGATTATGCTCCTCATGTTCACTTTCAGATTATAAAAAATATGCAGGACAAATGGGGCGATTATCCCGGTGTTTGCAACACAAATGACTTAAATTTTTATATAGAAAACTGTCCCGACCCGAACTTATTATTAAAAATAACTTAA
- the msrA gene encoding peptide-methionine (S)-S-oxide reductase MsrA, with protein sequence MGNLATATFGGGCFWCVEAVIQRLKGVETIKSGYSDGFIKNPAYREVCTGRTGHAEVVQVTFDSDIISYHDLLTIFMTSHDPTTLNRQGGDSGTQYRSIILYHDEAQKEIAEQVFTEVQPVYADPIVTQLKPFEVFYEAEDYHQNYYNDNQEAGYCQFVIDPKVNKLKKMYADKLIG encoded by the coding sequence ATGGGAAATTTAGCAACAGCCACTTTTGGTGGTGGATGTTTTTGGTGTGTAGAAGCTGTAATTCAGCGTTTAAAAGGTGTTGAAACAATAAAATCTGGTTATTCAGATGGTTTTATAAAAAATCCGGCATATCGCGAGGTATGTACAGGACGTACAGGTCATGCAGAAGTTGTTCAGGTTACATTTGATTCTGACATAATTTCATATCATGATTTGTTAACTATTTTCATGACCAGTCATGATCCAACAACATTAAACCGTCAGGGCGGTGACAGCGGAACACAATACCGTTCTATTATTTTATATCATGACGAAGCGCAAAAAGAAATTGCGGAGCAGGTTTTTACAGAAGTTCAGCCTGTTTATGCAGATCCAATTGTAACTCAGTTAAAACCTTTTGAGGTATTTTACGAAGCCGAAGATTATCATCAAAATTATTACAACGATAATCAGGAAGCAGGATACTGCCAGTTCGTAATTGACCCAAAAGTTAACAAGCTAAAAAAAATGTATGCTGATAAATTAATTGGCTAA
- a CDS encoding metal-dependent hydrolase gives MKITFYGHASLAIEVGGKHIIVDPFISGNPQAAAIDINSLKADYILLTHAHTDHVLDVETIAKNTNAVIVSNAEITSYYAKKGFNAHPMNHGGSWKFDFGKVKYVNAIHSSSFPDGSYGGNPGGFVIEGEHKNIYIAGDTALTMDMKLIPLRTKLDLAILPIGNNFTMDVEDAIIASDFVECDKILGYHFDTFGYIEINHEESIRKFFDKGKDLMLLGIGESIEL, from the coding sequence ATGAAAATAACATTTTACGGACACGCCTCTCTGGCAATTGAAGTTGGAGGAAAACATATTATTGTTGACCCTTTTATTTCAGGAAACCCACAGGCAGCGGCTATCGATATAAATTCTTTAAAAGCAGATTATATTTTACTTACACATGCGCATACAGATCACGTTTTAGACGTTGAGACCATTGCAAAAAATACCAATGCAGTTATTGTTTCTAATGCTGAAATTACAAGTTATTACGCAAAAAAAGGATTCAATGCGCACCCAATGAACCATGGCGGGAGCTGGAAATTTGATTTCGGAAAAGTAAAATATGTAAACGCAATACATTCAAGCTCTTTCCCTGACGGAAGTTATGGAGGAAATCCCGGTGGTTTTGTAATCGAAGGAGAACACAAAAACATCTACATTGCCGGAGATACAGCTCTTACAATGGATATGAAACTGATTCCGTTAAGAACTAAATTAGATTTAGCTATTCTGCCAATTGGAAATAACTTTACAATGGATGTTGAAGATGCTATCATTGCCTCTGATTTTGTGGAATGTGATAAAATTTTAGGCTATCATTTTGATACTTTTGGTTATATCGAAATTAACCACGAAGAATCAATTCGTAAATTCTTTGATAAAGGAAAAGATTTAATGCTTTTAGGAATCGGAGAATCTATAGAATTATAA